In the Lottiidibacillus patelloidae genome, one interval contains:
- a CDS encoding phenylacetate--CoA ligase family protein, giving the protein MQASNLKDFLSNVYKTSTGWRKRFDEANVHPNDIKDEMDLMKLPILKKSDLPSIQGEALPFGSLTKDNHKVSRIFMSPGPIYDPQTSDTDHWRFREALLAAGFTKEDIVQNTFSYHLTPAGFMFDNALREIGATVIPAGTGNTDLQIQAMKDCSVTGFVGTPSYLWTILEAAKEKGITVGNGLNLKKAFFTAEFLPNTLREKFEAMGIAVSQGYGTADAGCIGYEVIGEIGLKVSSSIIVQICNPANEEIITDSTPGEVVVTVLDENYPLIRFGTGDLSAWETGKTGDYLKGVLGRVADGIKVKGMFIHQKHLDDVFNMENDVSYYQAVVSEKDHRDHFVIYVEADHEKPQLQQKLKEVIRIKANIEYVPKNSLNRNEKQFQDRREYFTTAK; this is encoded by the coding sequence GTGCAAGCTAGCAATCTCAAAGACTTTTTGTCCAATGTTTACAAAACATCTACTGGATGGCGCAAGCGATTTGATGAAGCGAATGTTCATCCAAACGATATAAAAGATGAAATGGACCTTATGAAACTACCAATTTTGAAAAAAAGTGACTTGCCATCTATACAAGGCGAAGCGTTGCCATTTGGAAGTTTAACTAAGGATAACCATAAAGTATCACGTATTTTTATGTCTCCTGGGCCAATTTATGATCCTCAAACGAGTGATACTGATCATTGGCGCTTTCGTGAAGCATTACTTGCTGCTGGATTTACAAAAGAAGACATCGTGCAAAATACGTTTTCATATCATCTAACACCGGCAGGTTTTATGTTTGACAACGCATTGCGAGAAATTGGGGCAACCGTTATCCCAGCAGGTACGGGAAATACTGATTTACAAATTCAAGCAATGAAAGATTGTTCTGTCACAGGTTTCGTAGGGACTCCGAGCTACCTATGGACAATTTTAGAAGCAGCAAAGGAGAAAGGAATAACAGTCGGAAATGGCTTGAATTTGAAGAAAGCTTTTTTCACTGCTGAGTTTCTTCCTAATACACTTCGCGAAAAGTTTGAAGCAATGGGTATTGCAGTTTCACAAGGTTATGGAACAGCAGACGCTGGTTGTATTGGATATGAAGTGATTGGTGAAATAGGGTTAAAAGTTTCATCATCCATTATCGTCCAAATATGCAATCCTGCGAATGAGGAAATAATTACTGATAGTACTCCAGGGGAAGTTGTTGTTACTGTACTTGATGAAAATTATCCATTAATTCGTTTTGGAACTGGTGATTTATCTGCTTGGGAAACTGGGAAGACTGGTGATTACTTAAAAGGGGTATTAGGACGAGTAGCTGACGGGATTAAAGTAAAAGGTATGTTCATTCATCAAAAACATTTAGATGATGTGTTTAATATGGAAAATGACGTATCTTATTATCAAGCTGTTGTGAGTGAAAAAGATCATCGCGATCATTTTGTCATTTATGTTGAAGCTGACCATGAAAAGCCACAATTACAGCAAAAGCTCAAGGAAGTAATTCGGATAAAAGCTAATATTGAATATGTGCCGAAAAATTCCTTAAACAGAAATGAAAAACAATTCCAAGACCGAAGAGAATACTTTACTACTGCGAAATAA
- a CDS encoding ABC transporter ATP-binding protein gives MLKLNNVEVMYDKVILVLKGMSMEVPKGKIVALLGSNGAGKTTTLKAISGLLKSENGQVTDGYIEFDGEKISNSDAETIVKDGIFQCMEGRRVFEHLTVEENLVAGAHTRKDRKNIKGDIAKVYHYFPKLEMLKNRTAGYLSGGEQQMLAIGRGMMAKPKVLLLDEPSLGLAPLLVKEIFAIIKRINREEGTTILVVEQNANVALSIADYGYIMENGKIVMDGPVDSLLSNEDVREFYLGVGDAGKKSYRNIKSYKRRKRWL, from the coding sequence ATGCTAAAGCTAAATAATGTTGAAGTAATGTATGACAAAGTCATTCTAGTATTAAAAGGAATGTCAATGGAAGTTCCAAAAGGAAAAATAGTTGCTTTACTAGGAAGTAACGGGGCAGGAAAAACGACTACATTAAAAGCAATTTCAGGATTATTAAAAAGTGAGAATGGACAAGTAACAGATGGGTATATAGAATTTGATGGCGAAAAAATAAGTAACTCAGATGCAGAAACAATTGTGAAAGATGGAATTTTTCAATGTATGGAAGGTCGTCGTGTTTTTGAGCATTTAACCGTTGAAGAAAACTTAGTTGCTGGTGCTCACACGAGAAAAGATCGGAAGAATATTAAAGGTGATATTGCCAAGGTGTACCATTACTTCCCTAAGCTTGAAATGTTGAAAAATCGCACTGCAGGTTATTTATCTGGTGGTGAACAACAAATGTTAGCGATAGGTCGTGGCATGATGGCAAAGCCAAAAGTGCTCTTGTTAGACGAACCTTCATTAGGGTTGGCGCCATTACTAGTTAAGGAGATTTTTGCGATCATTAAACGGATTAATCGTGAAGAAGGAACGACAATTTTAGTTGTAGAACAAAATGCAAATGTTGCGCTATCGATCGCAGACTACGGCTACATTATGGAAAACGGGAAGATTGTAATGGATGGACCTGTTGACTCGTTACTATCAAATGAAGACGTTCGAGAGTTTTATTTAGGTGTCGGTGATGCCGGAAAGAAAAGTTATCGGAACATTAAGTCTTATAAGCGTAGAAAGCGGTGGTTGTAG
- a CDS encoding ABC transporter substrate-binding protein, with product MMMLGIFTACSSSSGDTIKIGGLYDITGPTGDVGTPYAEGEKAYIEYLNSKGGIDGKQIELIGQDYAYSIPEAQQLYQKYKSKDKVSAILGWGTGDTEALRQQIAVDKIPFISASYSENLKDLNESPYNFLSAASYSDQARSVLQWIKDNHKGGTPKVALIYNDTAFGKSPIADAKAFAKEIGVEIVDEQVVDLKALEATSQLLNMKKKSPDYAIINQTWGATATILKDAKKLGLTTQFIGLNWATGEGLLPIAGDAAEGFIGVVTHAFPYEDLPGMAEIKEYLESKGEKLEDKSQKFVQGWVAAKIMVEGIKLADGDYTGEGIRAGLEKLNNLDLGGLGANITFSSESHAGTNEIRLAKVENGKFEVFTEYIGY from the coding sequence ATGATGATGTTAGGAATTTTCACAGCATGTTCTAGCAGTAGTGGCGACACAATCAAAATCGGTGGACTTTATGATATTACAGGGCCAACTGGAGATGTAGGTACGCCATACGCTGAAGGGGAAAAAGCTTATATTGAGTATTTAAATAGTAAAGGTGGTATTGATGGAAAGCAAATTGAGCTAATTGGTCAAGATTATGCTTATAGTATTCCTGAGGCACAGCAACTTTACCAAAAATATAAGTCAAAAGATAAAGTATCGGCAATTTTAGGATGGGGTACTGGTGATACAGAAGCACTTCGTCAACAAATTGCAGTTGATAAAATTCCATTCATTTCAGCTTCTTACTCTGAAAATTTAAAGGACTTAAATGAAAGCCCTTACAACTTCTTGAGTGCTGCTTCATACTCAGATCAAGCGCGCTCTGTTTTACAATGGATTAAAGATAATCATAAAGGTGGAACACCGAAAGTTGCATTAATATACAATGACACTGCATTCGGAAAATCACCTATTGCAGATGCAAAAGCTTTCGCAAAAGAAATCGGTGTTGAAATTGTTGATGAACAAGTTGTTGATTTAAAAGCATTAGAAGCTACTTCTCAATTACTAAATATGAAAAAGAAGTCTCCAGATTACGCAATTATTAACCAAACGTGGGGAGCAACTGCAACGATTTTAAAAGACGCTAAAAAGTTAGGACTTACAACACAATTTATCGGTTTAAACTGGGCTACTGGTGAAGGACTACTTCCAATCGCAGGAGATGCTGCTGAAGGGTTTATCGGAGTAGTAACTCATGCTTTCCCGTATGAAGATTTACCTGGTATGGCTGAAATTAAAGAATATTTAGAATCAAAAGGTGAAAAGCTTGAAGATAAAAGTCAAAAGTTTGTCCAAGGTTGGGTTGCAGCAAAGATTATGGTTGAAGGTATTAAGCTAGCTGACGGAGATTACACAGGAGAAGGTATCCGCGCTGGTTTAGAAAAACTAAATAACTTAGATTTAGGTGGACTAGGTGCAAACATCACGTTTTCTTCTGAAAGTCATGCTGGTACGAACGAAATTCGTTTAGCAAAAGTAGAAAACGGTAAATTTGAAGTATTCACAGAATACATCGGTTACTAA
- a CDS encoding branched-chain amino acid ABC transporter permease encodes MKNPFVMDCGEFRVNYKQDMALYKIPRVRMRVLAMVAFFFIFPLLFSDYVVSIAILCGIAAIGAIGLNILTGFTGQISIGVGAFLGVGGYASAILTMKMGLSFWVAMPMAGIITAIIGALFGIPSLRLKGLYLAIATLAAQVIILFVISRWDSLTGGTAGMVLSRPSIFGYTLYSETSFYYLMLIILVFTTIFSLNLFRSRVGRAFIAVRDRDIAAEVMGINLFKYKLIAFTVSSFFVGIAGALLGHYTMIVSPELYSIFISVEFLAMILVGGLGSVFGSIYGAIFITLLPVLLRTIVEGLSVIFPELYGLFSAFKEVIFGAVIILFLIYEPEGIAKMWKNIKDYFKLWPFSY; translated from the coding sequence TTGAAAAATCCATTCGTAATGGACTGCGGGGAATTTCGTGTCAATTACAAACAAGACATGGCACTTTACAAGATTCCTAGAGTTCGCATGAGAGTATTAGCAATGGTAGCATTTTTCTTCATTTTTCCGCTACTATTTTCAGATTACGTAGTTAGTATTGCAATTCTTTGTGGAATTGCCGCAATTGGAGCAATTGGCTTAAATATTCTGACTGGATTTACTGGTCAAATCTCCATTGGTGTCGGTGCCTTTTTAGGTGTAGGAGGTTATGCATCAGCGATATTAACGATGAAAATGGGGTTAAGCTTTTGGGTAGCAATGCCAATGGCTGGGATTATTACAGCAATCATTGGAGCATTATTTGGCATTCCATCTCTCCGGTTAAAAGGTTTATATTTAGCAATTGCAACATTAGCAGCGCAAGTAATCATTTTATTTGTTATTAGCCGCTGGGACTCTTTAACTGGTGGAACAGCTGGGATGGTTTTATCTCGCCCATCTATTTTTGGCTATACACTATATTCAGAAACAAGTTTCTATTACTTAATGTTAATCATTTTAGTATTTACTACAATCTTTTCATTAAACTTATTCCGTTCTCGTGTTGGCCGGGCATTTATTGCGGTCCGAGATCGTGATATTGCTGCTGAAGTAATGGGTATTAATTTATTTAAGTATAAATTAATTGCCTTTACAGTTAGTTCTTTCTTTGTTGGAATTGCTGGTGCGCTACTTGGTCACTATACGATGATTGTTAGTCCAGAATTATATAGTATTTTTATTTCTGTAGAATTTTTAGCAATGATTTTAGTTGGTGGATTAGGGAGTGTCTTCGGGTCCATATACGGAGCGATTTTTATCACTTTATTGCCAGTTTTGTTACGTACTATAGTAGAAGGTTTAAGTGTCATTTTTCCTGAACTATACGGACTGTTCTCCGCATTTAAAGAAGTAATTTTCGGGGCTGTCATTATACTGTTTTTAATTTATGAGCCAGAAGGAATAGCGAAGATGTGGAAAAACATTAAAGACTATTTCAAGCTTTGGCCATTCTCCTATTGA
- a CDS encoding branched-chain amino acid ABC transporter permease, producing MTFFLQMLVTGIFIGSIYALVALGFVLIYKSSDAINFAQGEFLLIGTYVCLTLVASYNVPFFAALILTLIFSMLLGFAVERFVLRPFIGEPVISMIMATIGLSSVLAGFVHIFWGHETRVYPQIFPEEVVKFGTVQIAPVYLWSMVIVIALLIIFTLFFKYSRLGIAMRATADDQQAAQSMGISVKTIFAVSWAIAAIVSAVGGVLLGNINGVNSSLSLIGLKVLPVAILGGLDSIPGAIIGGVIIGVIESMTGGYLDPLVGGGLKEVMPFVVLVFILMIKPYGLFGKKEIERV from the coding sequence ATGACATTCTTTCTTCAAATGCTTGTAACGGGAATTTTTATAGGAAGCATTTATGCACTTGTCGCACTAGGGTTTGTTCTAATCTATAAATCTAGTGATGCTATAAACTTTGCGCAAGGAGAATTTCTATTAATCGGGACGTACGTCTGTTTAACATTAGTAGCTTCATATAATGTTCCGTTCTTTGCAGCTTTAATTCTTACATTAATTTTTAGTATGTTATTAGGATTTGCAGTTGAACGATTTGTCCTCAGACCGTTTATTGGTGAACCGGTCATATCTATGATCATGGCAACGATTGGTCTTTCTAGTGTATTAGCTGGATTTGTTCATATTTTTTGGGGGCATGAAACGAGAGTTTATCCACAAATATTCCCAGAAGAAGTTGTAAAGTTTGGTACTGTACAAATAGCACCAGTTTATTTATGGTCAATGGTCATCGTAATTGCGCTATTAATTATTTTCACATTGTTTTTTAAATATTCAAGACTAGGTATTGCGATGCGTGCTACAGCTGATGATCAACAAGCGGCACAATCAATGGGAATTAGTGTAAAAACGATATTTGCGGTTTCTTGGGCAATTGCAGCAATCGTGTCTGCAGTTGGAGGTGTTTTACTAGGAAATATTAACGGAGTAAACTCCTCTTTATCACTAATTGGACTTAAAGTATTACCAGTTGCTATTTTAGGGGGACTCGATAGTATTCCAGGAGCAATTATTGGTGGAGTTATTATCGGTGTTATTGAAAGTATGACTGGAGGATATTTAGACCCATTAGTTGGTGGTGGATTAAAAGAAGTTATGCCATTTGTCGTGTTAGTTTTCATCTTAATGATAAAGCCTTATGGATTATTCGGCAAAAAAGAAATAGAGAGGGTGTGA